In Temnothorax longispinosus isolate EJ_2023e chromosome 2, Tlon_JGU_v1, whole genome shotgun sequence, one DNA window encodes the following:
- the Dock gene encoding SH2/SH3 adapter protein dreadlocks isoform X1, whose protein sequence is MAAMKHGKTSQDDVCYVVAKYDYGAQGAQELDLRKNDRYLLLDDSKHWWRVQSARGQAGYVPSNYVKKEKPSLFDSIKKKVKKGSGSKTLPSSNSPSRAVESPIMARRLPADPSEAIGTAVVKYNYQAQQADELSLVKGTRILILEKSNDGWWRGQSGTQAGWFPSNYTQEEGDADDTLHTYAMAENVLDIVVALYSFSSNNDQELSFEKGDRLEILDRPPADPEWYKARNSQGQVGLVPRNYLQELSEYLTQPYRERGMTSSEISQGDSLERRPDPGDRPHLVGKPWYYGSITRSQCDTLLNQHGHDGDFLIRDSETNMGDYSVSLKAPGRNKHFRVHVEGALYCIGQRKFHTLDQLVDHYQRAPIYTNKQGEKLYLVRPLPKGNASSNGC, encoded by the exons ATGGCAGCCATGAAGCATG GCAAGACGAGTCAAGACGACGTATGTTACGTTGTCGCCAAATATGATTATGGGGCACAGGGTGCTCAGGAGCTAGATTTACGTAAGAACGATCGCTATCTGTTGCTGGACGATTCGAAGCACTGGTGGCGAGTGCAGAGCGCGAGAGGACAGGCTGGTTATGTGCCGAGCAACTATGTTAAGAAGGAGAAGCCCTCGCTGTTCGATAGTATTAAGAAAAAGGTCAAGAAGGGCTCCGGCTCTAAGACGCTGCCATCCAGTAACTCGCCGTCCCGGGCGGTCGAGTCCCCCATCATGGCGCGACGTCTGCCGGCCGATCCGAGCGAGGCGATCGGCACCGCGGTCGTCAAGTACAATTACCAGGCGCAGCAGGCGGACGAGCTGTCCCTCGTGAAGGGCACCAGGATCCTGATACTCGAGAAGAGCAATGACGGCTGGTGGCGGGGCCAGAGCGGCACCCAGGCCGGCTGGTTCCCGTCGAACTACACCCAGGAGGAAGGCGACGCCGACGACACGCTTCACACGTACGCGATGGCCGAGAACGTGCTCGACATCGTGGTGGCTCTCTACTCGTTCTCGTCCAATAACGATCAGGAGCTGTCGTTCGAGAAAGGCGACCGCCTCGAGATCCTCGATCGTCCACCGGCGGACCCGGAATGGTACAAGGCGAGAAACAGCCAGGGACAGGTTGGCCTGGTACCGCGCAATTATCTCCAAGAGCTCAGCGAGTACTTGACGCAACCGTACCGCGAGCGCGGTATGACGAGTAGCGAGATCAGCCAGGGGGATTCCCTCGAACGGAGGCCGGATCCCGGCGATCGGCCGCATCTCGTCGGCAAGCCTTGGTACTACGGTAGTATTACGCGCTCGCAATGCGACACGCTGCTCAATCAACACGGCCACGACGGAGATTTCCTAATCAGGGATAGTGAAACCAAC ATGGGCGACTATTCGGTATCCTTGAAAGCGCCGGGACGTAACAAGCACTTTAGGGTACACGTGGAAGGAGCGCTATACTGCATCGGTCAGAGGAAGTTCCACACGCTAGATCAGCTTGTAGATCATTACCAGAGGGCCCCAATCTACACCAATAAGCAGGGAGAAAAGCTGTACTTGGTGCGCCCACTACCAAAAGGCAATGCCAGTAGTAACGGTTGCTAG
- the Dock gene encoding SH2/SH3 adapter protein dreadlocks isoform X2 — protein MSSLKIGKTSQDDVCYVVAKYDYGAQGAQELDLRKNDRYLLLDDSKHWWRVQSARGQAGYVPSNYVKKEKPSLFDSIKKKVKKGSGSKTLPSSNSPSRAVESPIMARRLPADPSEAIGTAVVKYNYQAQQADELSLVKGTRILILEKSNDGWWRGQSGTQAGWFPSNYTQEEGDADDTLHTYAMAENVLDIVVALYSFSSNNDQELSFEKGDRLEILDRPPADPEWYKARNSQGQVGLVPRNYLQELSEYLTQPYRERGMTSSEISQGDSLERRPDPGDRPHLVGKPWYYGSITRSQCDTLLNQHGHDGDFLIRDSETNMGDYSVSLKAPGRNKHFRVHVEGALYCIGQRKFHTLDQLVDHYQRAPIYTNKQGEKLYLVRPLPKGNASSNGC, from the exons ATGTCAAGTTTAAAAATCG GCAAGACGAGTCAAGACGACGTATGTTACGTTGTCGCCAAATATGATTATGGGGCACAGGGTGCTCAGGAGCTAGATTTACGTAAGAACGATCGCTATCTGTTGCTGGACGATTCGAAGCACTGGTGGCGAGTGCAGAGCGCGAGAGGACAGGCTGGTTATGTGCCGAGCAACTATGTTAAGAAGGAGAAGCCCTCGCTGTTCGATAGTATTAAGAAAAAGGTCAAGAAGGGCTCCGGCTCTAAGACGCTGCCATCCAGTAACTCGCCGTCCCGGGCGGTCGAGTCCCCCATCATGGCGCGACGTCTGCCGGCCGATCCGAGCGAGGCGATCGGCACCGCGGTCGTCAAGTACAATTACCAGGCGCAGCAGGCGGACGAGCTGTCCCTCGTGAAGGGCACCAGGATCCTGATACTCGAGAAGAGCAATGACGGCTGGTGGCGGGGCCAGAGCGGCACCCAGGCCGGCTGGTTCCCGTCGAACTACACCCAGGAGGAAGGCGACGCCGACGACACGCTTCACACGTACGCGATGGCCGAGAACGTGCTCGACATCGTGGTGGCTCTCTACTCGTTCTCGTCCAATAACGATCAGGAGCTGTCGTTCGAGAAAGGCGACCGCCTCGAGATCCTCGATCGTCCACCGGCGGACCCGGAATGGTACAAGGCGAGAAACAGCCAGGGACAGGTTGGCCTGGTACCGCGCAATTATCTCCAAGAGCTCAGCGAGTACTTGACGCAACCGTACCGCGAGCGCGGTATGACGAGTAGCGAGATCAGCCAGGGGGATTCCCTCGAACGGAGGCCGGATCCCGGCGATCGGCCGCATCTCGTCGGCAAGCCTTGGTACTACGGTAGTATTACGCGCTCGCAATGCGACACGCTGCTCAATCAACACGGCCACGACGGAGATTTCCTAATCAGGGATAGTGAAACCAAC ATGGGCGACTATTCGGTATCCTTGAAAGCGCCGGGACGTAACAAGCACTTTAGGGTACACGTGGAAGGAGCGCTATACTGCATCGGTCAGAGGAAGTTCCACACGCTAGATCAGCTTGTAGATCATTACCAGAGGGCCCCAATCTACACCAATAAGCAGGGAGAAAAGCTGTACTTGGTGCGCCCACTACCAAAAGGCAATGCCAGTAGTAACGGTTGCTAG